GCAAAACTCCTGGATGGGGTTTGACGTTATGATTGGAGTAAGTGATTAGCGTAAGAGTTGGGTAAATAATCTCATGTGGCAACCTTTGTCGTCCGTGGAGTCGGCATCATCTCTTTTCGCTCGTCGAAAGACCTTCTAGAACAGTCCTAACATCGATATGGTACTGCAGTCTTTTACGATATGAGCTCTTGACGATGCTTAGGCACAATATGAAACCACATCTTGTCAAAATCCACCAGAAGCATCCAAGTGTAGTAAGGTATATCGGGGGAAACCAGATTCATCGTCAAATTCGTGAGTTGGCTCTCATGAACAGGACCTCTTCCATGAATAGCTAAACCCATTGGATAACTGTGTGCGATGTGCAGGAGTAGTAAGAAGATTCCACGATCTCGGCCATTGTTAAGGTGTTCATGTTCCGAAACAGAGAAGCTGGCTAAACCAAGAATATATCTCGTAATACAGGGCAACAGCTCtttgcccttcttgctcGTTGATGAATCACATCGGACTGCTATGTCGAAGAATCTCTTGCAACTGTATCCGAAGTGTAATAGTTGTAAAATGGTAAATATCAGAGTTCTGTGAAGATGTTGTTTGATGTTGTCGCGTTCCTTTGTATTTCGGCATAGTGGGTGCGCTACCAGTAAACAGGCTACTGGTAGTGAGTACTGACAGGTAGTTCGGAGGCAGCTTCCATTCCGCAGCATACAAATCTCTGCTGTCCGCGTCCAAGAAGGCGACATATGAGCTAAATGTTGCCGCTCAATCAATGTTTTTTGGTTGTGTAAGGCATGTCTGTTCCAATGGCAACTTGTACAGGTTACAGTTTTCTTTTACTTGGAATCCATTCATCAGTTCCAAGCCACTCGCTGCATTAACCGTTAGCACGATTCAAATTCATGAAGTTGCTTGACTTACATGGAGAATCGAAGGCTTTCGGGTGTGAGCATTATCGGTCGTCATTGTCAACTCGAACATTTGTTGTCAAACTTCCAGTATTTCGATTCGGGTTGACCTTCATCAGGGGTTCCTTACACTTCCCTCCGATGCAATCTTGTATCATTCATGTGTAAGCCGTGATTTTgctgggaggaggatggaatGATCCCCTTCATCCGTCAAAATCAACGTGGTGTTGATATTGCAAAGCTGCGAAGCCGCTTTGCGAGGCTGAGAATTGCGTCAAAAGCTGCTTCCAGATTTGCTTGATTAATATGTCAAAAGACCAGCAAGCCACCGCAATCACTAATCACAGATTGAAATACCGACCGGCaattgatcttcttctcttttttgttaGAAAGCTCAGGGAGGTCGGGAAGATGAGGTGGAGGATTAGGTCCACCTCCAGCAAGAAGCAAGGGCGGAATGGTCCTCTACATCCGTTAAATTCATCGTGATGCTTATTCGCGGTCCTACTCATCCATGGAGCGAAAGTATGGGTGTTGGATCTTAGTGTATACGCAGCTGTATCTTTTGCTGTGATCTCATCTCTGAGCTGTTGCCTTGCTAGTTGGTGgatttcatctcatcatctacTGAGCTGTCAGTATCAGTCACTTTTGCGGACGGATGAGCTCATTGGGAATGGGATATGAAGAAGGGAATCTTGGCAACGAAGGAATCTTTGTTCCAGGCAACATACACGGGTAGACGGTAACGCATAAGTTGAAAGGAACTGCAGGTGGAAGCACCCATCTACGTGCAGTTCCTGTCAATGGGGAAATATTGCGAAGTTATGCGTGTCATTAATTGTAGAACCAGATCCTCATCTACGTCGTTGTCGTCCATAGTGAGGTTTGGCCCTAGGTATGACACATCTGTCGCTGCAGTCTTCTGAACAAATCGGAAAGGGTGTAAAAAATCGGCAAGTTTCATGACTTTCAGCCCTGTAATAAGGTGTGAATAGTACACGAGGGATTTGGCAAGTGAGACGTGAGGTATCGGGCGCAAAGTTGTGTCATTGTTGTACCAATGAGCAATCGCAGGCTCAAGTTGGTAGTCTTTCCCTTTAAAGTCAGACTTGGCGTGCGTGAGGTGAGCCCATCATGTTCGGGTTGTTGTTCAGTAGGTGCGCATTCATACAGCTTGTTGAAGTGAGCTAGCTATTTTGTCGAATTTCTCTCGttttttgatcttttttgCCAAATGCGCGGTTCTTGGTAGTTGTCGAAGCTTCCGCCCTCTATCAGGATATCCCAGCGATCCACCGTCTGTGAGACGGTATTCATGTTCCGTGggagctgatgatgattgtgTAGTTGTGCAATTGATGTGATAGTTGCCTGCCATTCAGTTGGGAGTTCTCATAAAGCGAGTGATCGAGAAAATAAATGTCTTCTGGTTCCATTAAGTCCCATCGATTTACATTGCTCGTCAAAGGTCCATCCGAGAGTGCTACCTATGCGTATCTTAGTTGAACCATACAACCAATTCGTGTGGAATGAATCACGGTTACCATGATTAATACCTTTTCCTGGCTTCCTCTAAGTACGAAATGTGCTTGGATAAGagctgcttctccaggtGCGAAACGTAAAGCCCCTGAACAAGAATGAAGTGCCGTTCTATAAGACGACGTGCTGGCCGTAGGCATTGCGGCACCGTCGAATCGTTGATTGGGATGATGGCCGGCGTGGCATCTGCAGACTGCTGGGTGAGCGATAGGCCAGTGCCTTCGGCAACCTGCCACTCGGTGCTGTTCGGTTGGCTCATGATGTGTGTTATATTCGTTGATGGTGAAGGTTGACGGCAGGAATCTGATCAAGTCGTTCTCTGCTTGACATGGGTAAGCAGCGGGAGACGCGGCAGCATATGCATTTGTGTATTGTGCTTACCTACCATTCGTAAAGCTCTGAAAGCAAGTCTCTCGTCAGGTTCCAAGGTTTGGAACGCCATTCATAGTCGTCATCTCGCTTTCTCTTCACTCATCTGAAGTTAATGCACGTAATAAACACAGACACAAGAGATGATGAGTATTTGACGTAAACTCACTTGTCTTCACCGACCTCGGCTACtgagaaggcaaagagacCTTCCGTAATATTCTTTGTGTAAGGAGGTGTAGCATTGGTCGACTCATGTTATATTCGGTGCGCAGCGAGGCCCAATTAGATCGAAGCGAGATCCCTTTCCAGTAGAGGAACGAAGACATAAAAGAGGAAGTACTAATCGTCGGCATGTTGACCAGTCATAATTGTCTGTAATAGTCTATAATTTTGTAAGGATAAAATGTGTATGAGATGGTAATGTCTTTCGAAGTGGGATGACAGCCGACTTATATAGTTGTCAAACTcagagagaaagaatgaGTTACATTTGCTGTATTCACATCCTTCAGCACAGAAACCTCGTTGACCGCTTTTAGACGGAAAGACACAGCTCTACAGCATCCATCCGTGGATTTCACATCACGCAATCCCAATAACTACCAATGAATGGTCCAAGACGACGAGAAACGAGTCCACTTCTCAGTGAATTGAGGTCATTGGCAACACAAGCCATTTATATCCGTAATTCTCCTTTCCTAACGATTCGCAACAATGAATTCACCATATCTTTTGACCGCCTTTGCAACCGGATATCAGCATAGCTCACCAATACCATCACTTCACTCTCTCGGCCAACAGCAGTATCATCACGCATCAAGCCGCCAGCTCACATCACTCGCTCAACAAAACTTTTGCAGCATTAGTATTGTCGCTATGTATCCACGCAATTACccttgcagctgcttcactcttcatcctcctccaactcAGGATAGTGGCGCCAAATACCATCCGCGTAATCTATCCTCCTGTCACTCTCCAGATACGCCTTGATATTCGGCctctccttgatggcatcgtaCAGCTTGAACACGCCGTCATGCTTGCCCCCCTTCCTCAACTTCTCCACCGTCTTGGGAAAAGCATACTGTGTTCCATCAAGGCACTACCACATTCCATCAGCACTTgcacaaaagaaaaatcaagaTCAAAAAGTTCACAGCAAGACTCACCTGAAACAGCACCAAGTCAACATACGTCAACTCCCCTCCATACAACCAACCCCCCTCACCACTCTTCTCCCCATCCAACAATCTCTGCACATACGTAAGATACCTCGGCAATCTCTGCTCCCTAAACGCCTTCGCCCTGAgcttcgcctcctccttctgATCCTCATAGTACTTGTCCGTCGCAATCGGGTGATGCGTCTCATGCACCTCCACACAAAGCCCATCCAGAATCGTCAACGCAATCGCATTCAGGTGATACACCGCATCCCCACTCGCCGGCGCAAGCCCCAGCTTCGGCGCCAGGTACAGCAGGATGTTGGGCAGCTGGTTAATCACCAGCTCGCCGTGCTTCAACACCGGCGGCGCAAACACCGGCGGGTTCTTGTCGTCTCCCAGGTTCGTCGCCGCCATGTACGACAGAGTCGTGGGAGCCGCCTTGGCGGCCTTTGCCGTGTCGATGTAGCCGACGCCCGCTTCTTCAAAGAGCAACCGGACAACCTCACCACGGCCAGGGATACCCGGCCAGTAGATGAGCTCGTACTCGGTCTTGACACGCTTAGCCTCTGGTTCAGCCATTGCTGTCTTGTGTTTGTTCAGTTTTTCTCTGTTGCTGTAATTGTTTTGACCTCTGTCGGTTTCAATTGGAGTTGTCCCAAGTCCGCCGCGTCCTTGATTGAGTTTGAGCGGGGAAAGTTCAACAGCAAACGTCAGACATCCAGCAATTTATAGTCGCATTTGACGTCAGGCCAATCAACCCGACGCGCAGTCTGTTTAGCACAGCACATGTAATGTATCACTACCTAAAGCAAGCACACCTAATACTAAACCCTTCTCAACTCGCCGGGCTGCCCAATTCAACGCACGATGGCACAACTCCCCACATTTCCATCGGAGATAGCAGTGTAAGCAAGCATTAGCCAAGCCGTGTGAACACGGACAATCAAACAAGTAAGACTCATAGGCCGGAGACTGAGAGTTTTTAATCCCCGCCGCGGAGGTTTGCAGAGATCCAGCCAGTTGCGTGTACGGTGCGAGAGAGGCTGAGTGGGATCGCGGACCTCGGACCCCGACGGTCCATAAGCAAAGCAACTAGAGCTGTCGAGTTGCAAGGATTAAATCTTTGGAATCAATCCACTGGAGGCTTGAGTTGCGCTTCAGTTGCAGTTTGTCTCGAGGCTGATATAAACAAGCTCCATCTCTTAGTCATGCGTCTTGTTAATCATCGTGAATTGAGTCCTAGTCAGGCAACGGCATGAGTTACATAATTCCATCCCACCCAGTCGCCGAGAATTCACGGAGGATGATTTCAACGTCAAATCCATCCGCACTCTTCACTCTTGCCCAGTATATTCAATATGCTGTTAGCGATAATTTCAAACGCCTTTTTTCACTGTTGTCGATATCTATGCTAATATCACTGAGTGCGTACGCTGGTATTATACCATTGCTAATTCGCTGCAAAGAAACACACCACGGCCCATATTCCAACACCAATGCAATGCATCATTCTCCGTCATTATTATTCCTCTAGGTTCCACTTCCTATCCCTCACTCTCAGTTCCGCTGCAGCGAAGAACGACTTCGGCTGTCGTGCTAGGTACTGCCATGTTCATCCTCGCGTAATTTTCTCTCCATATCCAGCCTCATCAGGATCTCTTTCAACAGCGGATACATAGGCATGTCTCTCGGGACACTCTCCAACCCATCCACCGCAGCCTCATCTCCGTCTTTaatttcatcttcctcctcatctccgcCGTTTCTTTCAGctttctcctcatcttcgctgtttctttcatctttctcctcatctccgtCGTTTCTATAAGCTTCCTCTGCCTCGCATGTAGATTTTATCGCCATATGgatcctcatcagcatcttgtTCGCCAGCAGATTCATAGGTATGCCTCTTGGGACACTCTCGTCCCTATTCACCGCAACCTCATCCccgccttttctttcatctttcttctcatctctgccgtttctttcatctttcttttcttctcccttcttctccttctccctcatcCCATGGTCTCCATATAACGACTGCCATATCCGCAGTGCCCGCTTTCCTTGCAGCATGTCAAGATGCTCGAAAAATTCTTCGGCAGTCACGTCTCTCACCTTTCTCCATTCCATCCAATACTGTGGCTTTGCGGCTGGCCAGCTCGTCCAACGCCTCAACTCTTCCATGGTGGGATtcctctcctcgccgcccAACAATAGATTTCCCCATTGGCTAAGAACTGTATTCTCCTTTCTTTGGGCACCAAGGTACCCTGTGACCAGCAAAGGAGCCCTaggatgctgcagcttctcgtctCCAGGCACTGGGAATCCAAATTTTTTTAGATTGGATAGATAGCTGCTCCGGGATTCAGTCAGTTATATGATAGATACGTCTAGCTCAGGCAAATCGACTTACCCGTAAGAAAACAAGCTCCAGCTGCGGTATATAAAGAGAATCATATGTCGGGGCACTAAAGCTGCATCGTATGGCTCGCCGACAGCTTTTCTCAGAGGCGCCATGGTTTCTAATAGGTCAAACGCCGGGTGGTATAGGTGGTATTTTTCGAGTTCCGCGAatttctcagcctcttcgtcttctgcctCTATAACGCTTTCTCGGCACAAGGTTAATATGGTTGCATATGGGTTCTCGCTCGCGTGTCGTAGCAGAGGAGCACAAGCCAAGAAGCACAGTTGAGCATCAATGTCGAACCAATTTCCAACCTAATAACGTCAGATTCGACAAGTTCCATCCATTTTGCGCACTGCATTGCACATTACCTCTATACGATCGTAAAAGGGCGTTTCCTTGTGGTATGTTGGAATGTGTCCTGGCATCTCTACTAGACCGCAAGCGGTGACATACGCAGTgattgactttttcttcaaaCAAGCTCGAAATAAAACAACCATTCGGTGAAGATAAAAGTTCATTTTGCCATAGACGTCGTCTTCAGCAGGATACGGGCTGTATCCCAAAATTTCGTTCATCGGCCATTCTGAAAGAGGCTCGTTGGTAATCCCCTCAGGTGGACCTCTGCCAGGGAGAAACAAAGCTCTGTAAATATTAGTAACGATTCGTTACCCTCCACTTTCCTTCCTTTGTTTGTTTAATTCTCGATAGAAACAACACAAAACTTACGGATTCGGTCTCGTGTATCCCGACGCCGATTCGCCGTGAGGCTGTACGATGCCGTCGAGCCGCCACTTCATCAAGGCTGCTGTTCTTGACGACGAGAATGTGCGAAATACTCGGTCTAGAGGCTCGCCGTATTTTGATACATCGTCTGCCCTGGCCCTGGCCATTGATCCTAGCTCTGGTTCTTGGAGGCACAAGTCCAAAAGATTCGTCCAAGTATACCAGTCTAGACAAACATCAAATGTAAGATAGTCTGGAGTTCCCATTGTCGCCGTGAAGCACAACGTTCGTTTATCTTGCTTATCCTTATACCAAGTCTGAATTTTCTGACGAAGGCCTCGCAACTTTTGTCCCAAGTGTTTCTCGATGAAAGAATAGGTCCAATCAGGCCATTTAGCCGAGTACCAGACGTCTACAACGACTTCTGCGGCAACAAGACTGTTGACAGTGTCCATTGAAAGTATGAGTAGTGAAAGAAATGTCCGCGCAAGATGGCACATGTCAGACTCAACAAGGGTCGCGTCAAGCGATGGATTAGCCGTCTCTGGCATGGCGACAACAGAATAAATTACGTGTCGCAGACCGAAAGCTTTGCGTTTTCGTTAGAAGTCATTGTCACATAATTCCAACAAGGGGACAGCAAAACTCACGGCCCAAGAGAAGGAGTCGCAGGCGGCCGTCATACTCTGATCCCTCGTTCTTTGGTAGATTCAAAACATCAGTCGCAGGATAGTTGGCCCAGAATCTGTTCGTTTCAAAGAAAGGGTGGTCCGGaatctcgccatcctcaTATTCTGTCCGTCGAGGATAACATGGTAAAATCCTTGACTTATGGTGATCTACCAAGTCATTTGCCCTGCACTTTTCGCTGCAATACTATATGAAAGTGCGTCAGTTGGTCCAAGAGAGGGGGGGGATAATATACACAAGACGCGGTGGGTGAGATTTTCTATTTCGGCCGAGTACTTACAGCTACTTGACGGCATTTCTTGCAGCTGATGACGGCAGTGTTTTCGCATTGTTCTTGAGGAGTACGCCAGGCCGCACAACACAGCTCAAGACTAGTCTTGCATTCTTCTCCCTCGGCACATGAGTCTTCTACTTGCGAAGAATCGTCGGCATCGTAGTCTGCGTCTTTAGGATCCATGGCGGGACGAATATATTATAACTAGGTAATAAGCAATAGAAGCTGTTGTATGTCGTTTCCAAGAGTGGACTGTGAGAAAGCGTTCGCGAGTAGTGAAATATTTGCAGTTGCAGGATCGCAGTGTTTGCAGTTGAAAGACCGCAAAAGGCCAGATATACAGGTGAATAAAGTTTCCAACATGCTCTCCGCTGGAGCTTCCTCTGCGCCTTTCCTCCTAGATTGCGCGTTCTCATACAATAGAGTAGAGCAagaaagagcaagaaaaaaccaaaaagaaaaagaaaaagtaaagcCACCAAAATAGAATTTCTCTGCGCCTATGCCTATTGAACACCATCTCTAACGCTATACCCAAGAACCGATTCATCATCTCGTTGCCCATGATGTTCCTTCGATAGCCGCCTGGTTTGGTGATTATTTTCCAATGGTCAAAAACAGGCGGTCTCCAACGTCACCCAGGCCGGGCTTCAACATGCCGCCATCCGTCAGTTCCTTGTCGACACCTGCGATCCAAATTTCCGTACCCTCGGGCCACTCTGCCGCAGCCTTCTGGACACCTTCGGCAGCTCCCAGTACAGACAGGACAAGAATCCTCCTGGCACCCCATTCGCGTAAAGTCTGGATGGCCGCGGCGCACGTACCGCCAGTAGCGATGACGGGGTCGACAATAATGGCGAGCTTGCTGCCTTCGGGGCCAGAGGCAGAAGTTTGTCGGGGGAGGTTGTTGTAGTATTCGACGGGGTCGAGAGTCGAGGGCTCGCGGTACATGCCAAGATGGTGGATGGGTACTGAGGCTGGGAGCATAGTTTGTACAGCTGCAAGCAGGCTGTTAGTCACTGTACAATGCCTCTATGTAGGtgtgagaagagagggaagtATCGTGTGCCACAAACCTTCAACCATGCCTAAGCCAGACCGCAGGATTGGGACTATGCAGATATTGCTGGGCTCAGAGACGACAGTTGTGTATTCGAAGCCTAGGGGGGTTTTGTCCTGCGATTGTGTTAGAGAGGAGGCAAGAGGAGGCACATTTGCTGAAGAAAATACACACCTTGGGGCCATCAGCTGGTTTTATGGCGGAGCTGATGGCTTCACAAGCGATGATTAATGAGATCTCGTGGATCAAGGACTTGACATCTCGAGGGCTGGCCGATTGGGATCGCAGTTGGCTGAGCTTAGCCAGCAGACTGGGATGCTGCGATACATGGACGTTTGAAGGCAAATTGGCCATGATTGATGATAATATCTGGATATCGGGAGGAGATGTTGGGCGTATGTAGTAGCGATCTTGTAAGTAAGAGTTACGAGTAAGCGATGTAAGACGTCGAAGGCTGAAGCTTCAAGGAGACGCCGGGACAAATCCAGGCGACAAATCAAGAGGGAAATAAGAAAACAAGCACCGTAGTAAGAGTCGGTaggcaaagaggagaaagaagcggCCGTGATGGACCGACCAGGTAAGAAGTAAGAGAAGAGATGCAGCTGATGGTCTCGGGCTGGGCACAAATTACGTAGCGAGATACGGGATGGCATATCAGAGGGACTTGGGGACCTCAAGGTGGGGGAGGGGCCAGTGCTAAGGCCAGTGCTAAAGCATAGCGCTGCCGGCGCTGTGCGGagtggtggagatgggagTTGTTAGGTGGGTTATCGGGCATCGGAGAGGGCCGTTAGCGGGGTCTGTGCTGATAAGGATAATGGATATGTCGGATATGGACCTTACAAGCCTGGATAAGAAACATGGGCATGATTTATAcgctgctgcggctggaTAGTGCATGATACGGCGGTTTGTTTATTTAAGATGCTGATTAGAGGGTGCTAGGATTCCAAAATAATTCTTCCAGACGCCATTTCTTCAATGCCGATATAGGAGCATCTCTTTATACTCCAAAACACAATGAAGTCAATTCCCAGAGGTACAGCTTTGACCGGATATAGGTGCCGATGGATCGCGGTTGATTCTCGGCTTTTGCAATTCTTTCCCCTGCCCTGGTCTATCTTCCATCCGACTCCCTCCCATCCAGCTCAAATATGAATCGCACTTTTTCTCTCAGTTCCAGTAAATGCGCAGTTTTCACTACGACATGATCCGTGGCTCAAACGCCGTCTACTTGCCCGGCTGAGCAACTCCAGCAACTCTCCAAGCCAAGACAACCTCCAACCCACCCATAATGGCTTCGTCACACGATCCCGCGCGGCGGCGATCAAGTTCTGCCAGCTACAACGCCCCGATCGCGTACCAAAACCTCGACGATGCCACCGCCGGATTATCAGTCGATATCCCAGACGAAAATCCGTCGCCAACAACAGAaaagccgccgccgtccCCTGTTCGCGAAGCTCGGCGGCGATCCGTCGCAGAAGCCCCGTCCTACGACATTCCAGACGACTGGGCGAATCTCGATGAACTGGCAGCGACAAGCCCCGTGGAAAACGTCGCCGAGTCGTCTATATACAGGCACCACAGCCTAGAGCAGATTCGGAGTCGAGACCGTGAAGAGCGGGAATCGCGACGCGCCAGTCTCGCAGAGTCAACCCTGCAACCCCCAGCGGCGGAATTGACCGACGTCGAAGCCGTCAATGAAAAAGAGGAACACCATGTGTCGAGGCTGGCAACTCAGATCTACACGATATCGtacctcgtcttctttgccatATGGGGCACTCTTGCGCGTGTGGGATTGAGCGCATTGAATACTTACCCTGGCGACCCAGTCATATTCAACATTCTATGGGCCAACTTCGGCGGCAGTCTCGTCATGGGCTTCCTCTCCGAGGATCGGATGCTGTTCCGCTATGAATGGGGAACACCTTCCTATGACCAAATGCTTGCGCGCGCAAAGGAAAATTCAAATACTGGCTCAGAGAGCTCAGGACAGGGCGATCAAGTCATCGATCTAGTggccgccaagaaggccCATCTAGCAACCAAAAAGACGATTCCCCTCTACATTGGCCTGGCGACCGGTTTCTGCGGCAGCTTCACCAGCTTTTCAAGCTTCATCCGCGACATCTTCCTCGCCCTGTCCAACCAAATGGTCACCCCCGGCCTAGGCATCCCAGGCCGAAACGGCGGATACTCATTCATGGCCCTCCTCGCCGTGACCATCACGACAGTCTCCCTCTCGCTAGCAGGCTTAATCCTCGGCGCGCACCTCGCCATCGCTCTAGAACGATTCACCCCGTCCATCCCATACCCCGTGACCCGCAAGATCCTCGACCCCCTCGGCGTCTTCCTCGGCTGGGGCTGCTGGCTCGGCGCAGTCCTCATGGCAATCTTCCCCCCGCACAACAAGTGGCGCGGCGAGATCCTCTTCGCCCTCGTCTTCGCACCCCTGGGATGCCTCGCCCGCTTCTACCTCGCCATCTATCTCAACGGCAAAATCGCCTCGTTTCCCCTGGGTACTTTTGCTGCAAACATCGCTGGCACCGCCGTCTTGGGTATGTCGTGGGATATCGCTCACGCTCAAATAGGAGGGATCGTCGGATGTCAGGTGTTGCAGGGAATCGAAGATGGCTTCTGTGGGTGCTTGACTACCATCTCGACGTGGGTTGCCGAGTTGAGCAGCCTCAAACGAAGCCACTCGTATATATATGGCTTTAGTAGCGTGGCGGTCGCTCTGGCAGTAATGATTGCCATCATGGGAGGCCTACGATGGAGCGATGGCTTTAGCCCTTTGCTTTGCGTGTCTTAACCAAGGAGTGCAAGTACACGAAagtgaaaaataaaaggaacGACAGACGCCGAGCTGCCGACTACCTAACGAAACAATGTAGACATAGAGCGGATCTTTGGCTGGCTTCGGCCGGCTTCGGCTCCAGTTTAGATAGCATATCATAGCATTCCATAACAGGAGATTAAAAGTAATACTAATTTGGGAACAGGTGGCATATTGCAGAAATACGTCTTGATTACTATAGAATATCTCAGTATCTAGCGCTCATGGAGACCCCCAAGCTATGCCAGAAAGTCCCATTACCAAGGATAATAAATACAAAATTCGCTGTCAAGGAGCGCTGAGCAAATTAAAACGCAGAAAACGCAGAAGTCGGGTAAAGGACACTTCATCGTTGCACCTTATGCCGCCCTGGGGCCCGCAACTCAGATGGTGCCAGAAACTGTTGCCGATCGATGAATCTGTAGCAAAGCCGATGGCCAGCTCTGTAGTGCTTAACGATGGCTTCCCAGGGAGCAGACCATTCCTCCGTTAATCCAAGCGTCGACAAGAGCGCTTTCCATCGATGCGTAGGGGGCGTGCTGTTAACTGAGAAGCCGTGTATCAAGTCATCCAACTGTGAGATGTACTGCTTAAACCTGTCGGCACTCTGCGCTGTGGCCCGTAGGAGGCATATGGACAAGTCAATCCAGTATTGGGATGCGTCCAGGTCGTCGTAAGGATGCCAAAGGCTATAGCGGAACTCAAACGTGGGGCCATGAGTGTACTTTCCAGCGGGCCGTATAGCAAACGACGTAGCATCCCCATTGTACCCAAGAAGGCCCTTGGCGAGTTCGCCGGTTGAGCCAGCATCCCATACGAGTTCAAGTCTGGTTAAAAGGTCCATGTTGCGGAGGTCGGGAAGATGCTGTTTCGAGATAGCAGCCCTAAGGGGATCTTGTTGACGGGATCTTCCTCCAGAGCCATACCAGACGAGAGACGAGATTCGGGAACACGTTTCCATGGTTTTGACATGAGGATACGGCAACCCGTAAGAATTGGGGCAGACGCGCTCAAGCAACTCCTTCTCAAGAACCCACACCAGTGTCGTCATCTTTTTGGCAGTGAGCAGAGAGATTGGCATGAGTGCGGGCTTGACATGAACGTTGAATCTACACGTCGAGTTGACATGAATCAGGACTCTTGATCGGAATAAAGCAAGGATCCATTGAACTGGAGTCATCCTATCCACAGCTTCTAGTTCGCGGTAAGTTGGACTGCGAAGCCGCACGCCATACCATTCATACGCCTCGGGGCTGTGTCGCCTTGAATAAGTGGTGGGTGAGGGTTCGATGAGCCAGTGGCCCCCTAAGCCCATGGGCGGTCCATTCTCTTCAGAGAAATATTCTATGCTCGTATCGGGAGACGAAGGGTCCCGACAGATGGCTACGGACTCGCCCGCTCTCACCAGCAAATCCTTGCACTTGTCCAGGATAGCAGCGCTagggtcttcttcttggacgGGACAGGCCCAAAGTCTTGGGGGTCGCGAAGCGTCGTAATCGAATTCCGGCGTCTCTTGTCCGACCATAAATTCGATCACATAACTGTAATCAACAGGGAAGCTGGGCTCCCTGACAGCCAGATCCTGAACAATTTCGTCCGCCATGACTGCTTGTTGATAGAAAACGTTAGTTTgggagagatgagatgaagatgaagctgtaACGAATGTAAAGTTTGAGAATTTTGTAAATGTACTTTGGCCAGGCAAGGCGCTGTAGCGAGTGTGATGATATTGGTATTCTCGCCTCTTGTGGTGTCTGTGAGAACTCGAGGAAGAC
This genomic interval from Trichoderma breve strain T069 chromosome 7 map unlocalized scaffold00008, whole genome shotgun sequence contains the following:
- a CDS encoding uracil phosphoribosyltransferase domain-containing protein, producing MANLPSNVHVSQHPSLLAKLSQLRSQSASPRDVKSLIHEISLIIACEAISSAIKPADGPKDKTPLGFEYTTVVSEPSNICIVPILRSGLGMVEAVQTMLPASVPIHHLGMYREPSTLDPVEYYNNLPRQTSASGPEGSKLAIIVDPVIATGGTCAAAIQTLREWGARRILVLSVLGAAEGVQKAAAEWPEGTEIWIAGVDKELTDGGMLKPGLGDVGDRLFLTIGK
- a CDS encoding crcB-like protein, camphor resistance (CrcB) domain-containing protein, whose protein sequence is MASSHDPARRRSSSASYNAPIAYQNLDDATAGLSVDIPDENPSPTTEKPPPSPVREARRRSVAEAPSYDIPDDWANLDELAATSPVENVAESSIYRHHSLEQIRSRDREERESRRASLAESTLQPPAAELTDIYTISYLVFFAIWGTLARVGLSALNTYPGDPVIFNILWANFGGSLVMGFLSEDRMLFRYEWGTPSYDQMLARAKENSNTGSESSGQGDQVIDLVAAKKAHLATKKTIPLYIGLATGFCGSFTSFSSFIRDIFLALSNQMVTPGLGIPGRNGGYSFMALLAVTITTVSLSLAGLILGAHLAIALERFTPSIPYPVTRKILDPLGVFLGWGCWLGAVLMAIFPPHNKWRGEILFALVFAPLGCLARFYLAIYLNGKIASFPLGTFAANIAGTAVLGMSWDIAHAQIGGIVGCQVLQGIEDGFCGCLTTISTWVAELSSLKRSHSYIYGFSSVAVALAVMIAIMGGLRWSDGFSPLLCVS